One Skermanella pratensis genomic window, AAGCCGGTCCCGAGAAGCCTGCCGAACAGTTGTTCGTATCGCCGGAGACGCCTTACTACTGCATCTGGAACGGTGAAGAGCTTCTGATGCATGGCGATCTCAAGTCGCTGGAGGAGACCGTCCAGGCGGGCTCGATGACCTGATTTCCTGCCGCCCGGCCTGGGGCCGCGCACGGTCCCCGCATCGTAATCATCGAGGGGTCCCTTCCCTTGCCGTCATGACCGGACTTGACCCGCGCGTGAAGAAGATAAGGGCGCCAAGCAGGTCGTGCAGAGCGAAGCGGCACCCGACCTGCATTCTTCCGATGAACAGGCGATCACTGTGCCGGACAGCCGTGGATCAGGTCCGGTCACGACTGAACAAGGAATACTTCTACTCTTAATTGATGTTCCGCTGAGGTAGTGCAATCACCGTACCCGGCAGCCGTGAGTAACGTCGGCACGGGGCCGGCGCTCGGACGGTTCACATACCGCATGGCCCCTCCACAAGAAGCGGGCGGGCGGATAATATGAGGAATTATTATTTCAGCCGAGTTACTTGCAATATTATTTTTCGTGACCAGATCTAGTTATCCGAAAACTGCGCTCGCCCTTCGTGGTCCCGAATCCGAAAAACAGGGGATTCGGTGCCGGGATCTGCAAGGCCGCTTCGTTCTCGCCGCCACATCAGGAGAATCGTCATGGCCAAGGGTCAGAAGAAGAGCAACCGCGAAGCTAAGAAACCGAAGAAGGAGAAGGCCGCTCCGGCGGTGAAATCCTCCATCATGCCGCCGACGGGCCGGCCGGTGCCGCCGAAGACGGCCTCCGCTGTGCGAATGCCGGCCTGACCGCGATGCTGTTTACTTGACGTTCCCAGAGAACCTTCCAGGGAGGCGATCCACCTGACGGACCAGCAGACGGCTGTCCTGCCCCTCGGTTCCCCCGCGGCTTCGCCCCGGCTGCTGACCGTGCGCCACGTGACGACATACCGCTATGCCTGCCCGGTCAGGCTGGGCGATCACCAGATGATGTTCCGGCCGCGGGAGAGCCATGACCTCCGGCTGGTCAGGACACGGTTGAGCATCTCTCCGGAACCCCGAAGCCTTCGCTGGCTCCACGACGTCTTCGACAATTCGTTGGCGGTCGCGAGCTTCGACACCGAGACGGCGGAACTGGTCTTCGACAGCGAGGTGACGCTGGAGCATATCGAGGCGCCGCATCCCGATTACGCGCTCGCCGACGATGCGCAGGATTTCCCGTTCGCCTATTCGCGCGAGGAACGCCTCGACCTCGTCCGGGCGCTGGAGCGCCACCATCCGGCCGGCGAAGTGGACCGCTGGGCCGCCGGATTCCTACCTGCAGCCGGCAGGATCGGCACCATGGCGTTGCTTCGCAGGATCACCCTGGGAATCCGCGAACAGCTGACATACTCGCGCCGGTACGAGCGCGGCGTCCAGACGCCGGTCGAGACCCTGGCGAAGGGAACCGGCACCTGCCGCGACTATGCGTTCCTGATGATGGAAGGGGTGCGGGCCCTCGGCCTGGCAGCCCGCTTCGTCAGCGGTTACATCTTCGTGCCCGGCGCCGAGGCCGTCCCTGTCATCGGCGGCGGGGCGACCCATGCCTGGCTCCAGGTCTATCTGCCCGGGGCGGGATGGGTGGACTTCGATCCGACCAACAGCATCATCGGCAACCGCAACCTGATCCGCGTTGCCGTGGCCTGGGCGCCCGCGCAGGCGCTGCCGCTGTGGGGAACCTATACGGGAACGCGGTCCAGCTTCCTGGGAATGGACGTCAGCGTGAGCGTGCTGGACGAGGGTGCCGCCTGAACGCGCCGCCCGCCCTTGCCGTCCGCCGGCACCGACTGGCCCATGTCATGCAGGGGCAAAACCGCCACCGACATGCCCGGCATCAACACGAAGGAGCCCAACCATGAAGATCAAGGTCGGATACGAGCTGGTCTACGAGTGTCCCCAGCCGACACCGATGCTCCTGATGCTCAACATCCATTACACCCGCGCCTCCGACATCGTGGTGCCCGACCACCTCGTCACCGAACCGCCGGTGCCGATCACGGCCTATCGCGACGGGTTCGGAAACTGGTGCAGCCGGATCACGGCGCCCAAGGGCGTGACGCGGATCAGCACGACGGCCGTGGTTCGCGACAGCGGCAAGCCCGACCTGGTCGTTCCGGAGGCCCGGCAGCACACGCTGGAGGAACTGCCGGAGGAGGCGCTGGTGTTCCTGCTGGCCAGCCGCTACTGCGAGACCGAGCTTCTCAGCGACGTCGCCTGGAAACTGTTCAGCGGGACCAAGCCCGGATGGGACCGGGTGCAGGCGATCTGCGACTTCGTCCACGAGCATATCAAGTTCGACTACATGCAGGCCCGGGCGACCCGGACGGCCTTCGAGGCCTATAACGAGGGCGTGGGCGTCTGCCGCGACTATGCCCATCTCGCGATCACTTTCTGCCGCTGCATGAACATTCCGGCGCGTTATTGCACCGGCTACCTCGGCGACATCGGCGTGCCGCCGCCTTACGGCGTGATGGATTTCGCAGGCTGGTTCGAAGCCTATCTGGGCGGCCAGTGGTACACCTTCGACGCCCGCAACAACACGCCGCGCATCGGCAGGGTCCTGATCGCCCGCGGGCGGGATGCCGTCGACGTCGCCATCAGCACGACATTCGGCCCCAACACGCTGACCGGCTTCACCGTGTGGACCGACGAGATCACCTCTGACGGCAAGCCTGTTCCTTTGGCCAGTCCCCCTGGCCGGCACCTGGGAGAACAACAATGACGAACCGCCGCAGCAACACGCCCGCACGGGTCATGTCCGAAGTCGGCCACCACAAGTACGAGGTCGGACAACTGGTCGACTTCACGCCGGCCGCATCGCCCCGCGAGAAATCAGTGGGCCGCTATGAGATCGTCCGCCACCTTCCGCCGGAAGGCGCCGACAACCAATACCGGGTCAAGAGCGTGCAGAACAGCCAGGAGCGGGTCGTTCGGGAGAGCCAGCTTGGCTGATTTGAAAAGGCACGACGTGGAAGCGCTCGCCCAGAAGCTTTACGAGGCGAGCGCTCCCGACGGGGTTCCGTGGGCTGAGCGCAGCCTCGTGGTGAGGGATCCCTGGTTGGCGACCGCACGGAAAAGGCTGCTCCTGGACGGCCCGCCGGGCATCTGACCGGCAGGACTTCCGCCGGGATCAGGTCTCGCCGGCGCCCGGCGGCTCCCCTTCCGCCGGAGGGTCGCCGGACAGGCGCCGGATGTCCTCCAGCGCACTCGCGATCAGTTGCTTGTGCCGCGGATCGTGACCTTCCGCGGTCCCGGCGAAGAGGGTGATGAGATACAGGGCCTTCTTCCCGGCCTCCTCCCACGTCGTCGAGGGACCGGCGCCCAATGCCTCTTCCAGTTCGTCCTGGTGGCGGCGAAGCGTCGCCCGGTCCTCCTCGACCTCGGCGGTGTGCCGCCGGTCTTCGGTGGCTTTCTGGGCAGCCATGCCTCTGTGGGAGTCGAGTTCGACGGGGTCCGTCGTCATGCCGATCCTTTCAGGTATCAGGCGTTCTCGCGCCTCGGGGTGAATCACCCTTTTCCCGCTTCGTCCCGTTGCCGGGCTTCTTCCAGTTCGACGGGATCGATCACGGCGACCTGGATCAGGTTCGCCTGGCCGGGCGGCGGGGGCAGGAACATCAGGGTCTCGGTCCGCCGATAGGCGGGGAAAGAGAGCCCTTCGATGAGTTCCTCATGGGTCTCGACCTTATAGGTTCCCGCCGGCAAGGGTTCATCGAAGCCGCTCAGTCGGAACGGATTGTTGAAGGTGATGGTGCTGAGCACCGTGCGCTGAGTCATGGTCCGCCTTTCGCAGCGCCAATCCCGGCATGCTCCGGATCGGAGCCGCATCGGGAGCGTCATCCCTCCATGACATGTGGGAACTGCCCGGGAGTTTTGCATCGAATCAATTGCCATCGGGAGCCGGCCGCCCCGCGCACCGTCCGGTCTGGAAGTTACCGTAAGCCATTTAGGTGTTAAGCACCTAGAGATGGTGGAAATCTGCTCACAGAAAATGCATTTTAGTCTTACGGATCGGATTTGGATTGCAAGTTAATCCAGAAGAGAAGCGTGTGCTATGAGAGAGAGTCCGGCGCTGGTCGATCCTGAGATTATCATTCTATAGAACATTGCTGGATTCATCAGGTGCATTCAGCATTGGGCATAAAAGAATGCTGCTGCACGTAGGTCGGGTATAGCGAATCCGCACCCGACAAGCAGAAGTTCCGAGTTAAAGGTGAATTTAGAGAATCATTACCCGACAAGTGAAAGCATCGGTGTCGGGTGCCGCCTCGCTATACCCGACCTACGTTTTCAAAAAACAATTTTTTGGGCCGGAAGTGAACTGCTTCACATGAATACTCCGCAGACTGAGTGATCATTTTCTTCTGGGATATGTCACGACGACTTCCTGAGGGGATACATCATGCCAAGTCAGCTTACCGGATCGGTGGCATTGCCCAGCGATGAGTGCCTGCTGTTCTCGGACAATGTCTACCATGTGCTTGACGCTGTCACCGGTATGGTCGGCGACGGGCCGCTGCCGGTCACGGACCGCTGTTCCGGGCTCTGGTCCATGGGGAAGGTCGTTCCCGTCTACTGGGGCTGCGGCAAAGTGTTCTTCTTCAACGGTCCGGAGTTCGTGCGCTTCGACCTGAACACGCAGCAGGTCGACTATCCCGAGCCGCGCATCGTCGCCCATGGCTGGCCGGGCTTGTGGCCGTCGGGGATCGATGCCGCCTTCAACGCCGGCAACGGCAAGATCTATTTCTTCAAGGGCGGCGCCTACATCCGATACGACATGGCGCTGGACCGCG contains:
- a CDS encoding transglutaminase family protein, whose protein sequence is MRHVTTYRYACPVRLGDHQMMFRPRESHDLRLVRTRLSISPEPRSLRWLHDVFDNSLAVASFDTETAELVFDSEVTLEHIEAPHPDYALADDAQDFPFAYSREERLDLVRALERHHPAGEVDRWAAGFLPAAGRIGTMALLRRITLGIREQLTYSRRYERGVQTPVETLAKGTGTCRDYAFLMMEGVRALGLAARFVSGYIFVPGAEAVPVIGGGATHAWLQVYLPGAGWVDFDPTNSIIGNRNLIRVAVAWAPAQALPLWGTYTGTRSSFLGMDVSVSVLDEGAA
- a CDS encoding transglutaminase-like domain-containing protein, which produces MKIKVGYELVYECPQPTPMLLMLNIHYTRASDIVVPDHLVTEPPVPITAYRDGFGNWCSRITAPKGVTRISTTAVVRDSGKPDLVVPEARQHTLEELPEEALVFLLASRYCETELLSDVAWKLFSGTKPGWDRVQAICDFVHEHIKFDYMQARATRTAFEAYNEGVGVCRDYAHLAITFCRCMNIPARYCTGYLGDIGVPPPYGVMDFAGWFEAYLGGQWYTFDARNNTPRIGRVLIARGRDAVDVAISTTFGPNTLTGFTVWTDEITSDGKPVPLASPPGRHLGEQQ